A genomic segment from Nicotiana sylvestris chromosome 1, ASM39365v2, whole genome shotgun sequence encodes:
- the LOC104228234 gene encoding B3 domain-containing protein At5g42700-like isoform X1 codes for MKDMSLRLQGTHKQVFCKKPKKRRSCKNKMAMMQNLYGRFDLASSAKYRAEEVQSRLSTKYPSFMKPMIRSNVTAGFWLSLPRFFCQLHLPRHDTTVTLVDESQEEYKTKYLAERNGLSGGWRGFSLAHNLVEGDVLGFQLFRFCKLKVYIVRANYLAEVDAALVLLHLDAHQKQANPVHQMQDNRSTKQGGIKRQRFSSQREEDDYSAEENMLHKHSHPRNMFKDLDLPSKAAGLTYENLSIVDAVKASKINDPSNGFSSWNTRPTELEQLEISSFSGGYSIEPA; via the exons ATGAAGGACATGTCATTGAGACTCCAAGGAACGCATAAGCAA GTTTTTTGTAAGAAGCCCAAGAAACGTCGAAG CTGTAAAAATAAAATGGCAATGATGCAAAATCTTTATGGTCGATTTGATTTGGCATCATCTGCCAAATATCGAGCAGAGGAGGTTCAATCAAGATTGAGCACTAAATATCCAAGCTTTATGAAGCCAATGATCAGATCAAATGTTACTGCTGGTTTCTGGCTA tctcttccaaggtttttctgCCAGTTACATTTGCCACGGCATGATACAACTGTAACTTTGGTagatgaaagccaagaagagTACAAAACAAAATATCTTGCTGAGAGGAATGGACTTAGCGGCGGATGGCGGGGTTTTTCACTAGCACATAACTTAGTGGAGGGAGATGTTTTAGGTTTTCAGTTGTTCAGATTCTGCAAATTGAAG GTATATATAGTCAGGGCAAATTATTTGGCTGAAGTCGATGCCGCCCTTGTTCTTCTGCATTTAGATGCCCACCAAAAACAAGCTAATCCTG TGCACCAAATGCAGGATAATAGAAGTACGAAACAAGGTGGAATCAAGCGTCAAAGATTTTCCTCACAACGAGAAGAGGATGATTATTCTGCAGAAGAAAACATGTTACACAAACATAGTCATCCAAGGAATATGTTCAAGGATCTTGACCTGCCTTCAAAAG CTGCAGGACTTACCTACGAAAATCTTAGCATTGTGGATGCTGTAAAAGCAAGCAAAATTAATGACCCTTCAAATGGTTTCTCATCCTGGAACACAAGGCCAACCGAACTTGAGCAGCTAGAGATCAGTTCTTTTTCGGGTGGGTACTCCATTGAACCAGCTTAA
- the LOC104228234 gene encoding B3 domain-containing protein At5g42700-like isoform X3 produces MKDMSLRLQGTHKQVFCKKPKKRRSCKNKMAMMQNLYGRFDLASSAKYRAEEVQSRLSTKYPSFMKPMIRSNVTAGFWLSLPRFFCQLHLPRHDTTVTLVDESQEEYKTKYLAERNGLSGGWRGFSLAHNLVEGDVLGFQLFRFCKLKVYIVRANYLAEVDAALVLLHLDAHQKQANPEQCTKCRIIEVRNKVESSVKDFPHNEKRMIILQKKTCYTNIVIQGICSRILTCLQKLQDLPTKILALWML; encoded by the exons ATGAAGGACATGTCATTGAGACTCCAAGGAACGCATAAGCAA GTTTTTTGTAAGAAGCCCAAGAAACGTCGAAG CTGTAAAAATAAAATGGCAATGATGCAAAATCTTTATGGTCGATTTGATTTGGCATCATCTGCCAAATATCGAGCAGAGGAGGTTCAATCAAGATTGAGCACTAAATATCCAAGCTTTATGAAGCCAATGATCAGATCAAATGTTACTGCTGGTTTCTGGCTA tctcttccaaggtttttctgCCAGTTACATTTGCCACGGCATGATACAACTGTAACTTTGGTagatgaaagccaagaagagTACAAAACAAAATATCTTGCTGAGAGGAATGGACTTAGCGGCGGATGGCGGGGTTTTTCACTAGCACATAACTTAGTGGAGGGAGATGTTTTAGGTTTTCAGTTGTTCAGATTCTGCAAATTGAAG GTATATATAGTCAGGGCAAATTATTTGGCTGAAGTCGATGCCGCCCTTGTTCTTCTGCATTTAGATGCCCACCAAAAACAAGCTAATCCTG AGCAGTGCACCAAATGCAGGATAATAGAAGTACGAAACAAGGTGGAATCAAGCGTCAAAGATTTTCCTCACAACGAGAAGAGGATGATTATTCTGCAGAAGAAAACATGTTACACAAACATAGTCATCCAAGGAATATGTTCAAGGATCTTGACCTGCCTTCAAAAG CTGCAGGACTTACCTACGAAAATCTTAGCATTGTGGATGCTGTAA
- the LOC104228234 gene encoding B3 domain-containing protein At5g42700-like isoform X4, whose product MKDMSLRLQGTHKQVFCKKPKKRRSCKNKMAMMQNLYGRFDLASSAKYRAEEVQSRLSTKYPSFMKPMIRSNVTAGFWLSLPRFFCQLHLPRHDTTVTLVDESQEEYKTKYLAERNGLSGGWRGFSLAHNLVEGDVLGFQLFRFCKLKVYIVRANYLAEVDAALVLLHLDAHQKQANPEQCTKCRIIEVRNKVESSVKDFPHNEKRMIILQKKTCYTNIVIQGICSRILTCLQKDLPTKILALWML is encoded by the exons ATGAAGGACATGTCATTGAGACTCCAAGGAACGCATAAGCAA GTTTTTTGTAAGAAGCCCAAGAAACGTCGAAG CTGTAAAAATAAAATGGCAATGATGCAAAATCTTTATGGTCGATTTGATTTGGCATCATCTGCCAAATATCGAGCAGAGGAGGTTCAATCAAGATTGAGCACTAAATATCCAAGCTTTATGAAGCCAATGATCAGATCAAATGTTACTGCTGGTTTCTGGCTA tctcttccaaggtttttctgCCAGTTACATTTGCCACGGCATGATACAACTGTAACTTTGGTagatgaaagccaagaagagTACAAAACAAAATATCTTGCTGAGAGGAATGGACTTAGCGGCGGATGGCGGGGTTTTTCACTAGCACATAACTTAGTGGAGGGAGATGTTTTAGGTTTTCAGTTGTTCAGATTCTGCAAATTGAAG GTATATATAGTCAGGGCAAATTATTTGGCTGAAGTCGATGCCGCCCTTGTTCTTCTGCATTTAGATGCCCACCAAAAACAAGCTAATCCTG AGCAGTGCACCAAATGCAGGATAATAGAAGTACGAAACAAGGTGGAATCAAGCGTCAAAGATTTTCCTCACAACGAGAAGAGGATGATTATTCTGCAGAAGAAAACATGTTACACAAACATAGTCATCCAAGGAATATGTTCAAGGATCTTGACCTGCCTTCAAAAG GACTTACCTACGAAAATCTTAGCATTGTGGATGCTGTAA
- the LOC104228234 gene encoding B3 domain-containing protein At5g42700-like isoform X2: protein MKDMSLRLQGTHKQVFCKKPKKRRSCKNKMAMMQNLYGRFDLASSAKYRAEEVQSRLSTKYPSFMKPMIRSNVTAGFWLSLPRFFCQLHLPRHDTTVTLVDESQEEYKTKYLAERNGLSGGWRGFSLAHNLVEGDVLGFQLFRFCKLKVYIVRANYLAEVDAALVLLHLDAHQKQANPVHQMQDNRSTKQGGIKRQRFSSQREEDDYSAEENMLHKHSHPRNMFKDLDLPSKGLTYENLSIVDAVKASKINDPSNGFSSWNTRPTELEQLEISSFSGGYSIEPA, encoded by the exons ATGAAGGACATGTCATTGAGACTCCAAGGAACGCATAAGCAA GTTTTTTGTAAGAAGCCCAAGAAACGTCGAAG CTGTAAAAATAAAATGGCAATGATGCAAAATCTTTATGGTCGATTTGATTTGGCATCATCTGCCAAATATCGAGCAGAGGAGGTTCAATCAAGATTGAGCACTAAATATCCAAGCTTTATGAAGCCAATGATCAGATCAAATGTTACTGCTGGTTTCTGGCTA tctcttccaaggtttttctgCCAGTTACATTTGCCACGGCATGATACAACTGTAACTTTGGTagatgaaagccaagaagagTACAAAACAAAATATCTTGCTGAGAGGAATGGACTTAGCGGCGGATGGCGGGGTTTTTCACTAGCACATAACTTAGTGGAGGGAGATGTTTTAGGTTTTCAGTTGTTCAGATTCTGCAAATTGAAG GTATATATAGTCAGGGCAAATTATTTGGCTGAAGTCGATGCCGCCCTTGTTCTTCTGCATTTAGATGCCCACCAAAAACAAGCTAATCCTG TGCACCAAATGCAGGATAATAGAAGTACGAAACAAGGTGGAATCAAGCGTCAAAGATTTTCCTCACAACGAGAAGAGGATGATTATTCTGCAGAAGAAAACATGTTACACAAACATAGTCATCCAAGGAATATGTTCAAGGATCTTGACCTGCCTTCAAAAG GACTTACCTACGAAAATCTTAGCATTGTGGATGCTGTAAAAGCAAGCAAAATTAATGACCCTTCAAATGGTTTCTCATCCTGGAACACAAGGCCAACCGAACTTGAGCAGCTAGAGATCAGTTCTTTTTCGGGTGGGTACTCCATTGAACCAGCTTAA